Proteins encoded by one window of Nasonia vitripennis strain AsymCx chromosome 5, Nvit_psr_1.1, whole genome shotgun sequence:
- the LOC116417687 gene encoding uncharacterized protein LOC116417687 — protein sequence MEEFKKINWHPSIEDMIDNKFLNEERLQTEGAMYQIMNGVFEDPFQELRPRVSISFKADASKKTKTKINNDDNNKKKVVPRKRTKKKKNKKPQNKPTTPN from the exons ATGGAggaattcaaaaaaattaattg GCACCCGAGTATAGAGGATATGATAGACAATAAATTTCTGAATGAGGAGCGTCTACAGACAGAAGGGGCTATGTACCAAATAATGAACGGGGTGTTTGAAGACCCTTTTCAAGAGCTCAGGCCGCGTGTTTCCATTTCATTCAAGGCAGATGCATCTAAGAAAACCAAAACAAAGATTAATaacgatgataataataagaaaaaagtcGTTCCCAGAAAGAGGactaagaagaagaagaataagaagcCCCAGAACAAGCCTACTACTCccaactaa
- the LOC100121735 gene encoding transmembrane protein 165, whose amino-acid sequence MTGYRDICLPLICFYFMFNLTYGEKMPSDVVLERLQQSSSSSDRVDSVTPMSALENLGFLHAFLASLSVIVVSELGDKTFFIAAIMAMRHPRLTVFAGAISALAVMTVLSVIFGYAATIIPRAYTYYISTALFALFGLKMLRDGYYMSPNEGQEELEEVQSDLRKREDEFEKETSTTLVQDPETGVIRKSQKTSAFMLLSRIFLQAFSLTFLAEWGDRSQITTIILAAREDVYGVVIGGVLGHSFCTGLAVLGGRMIAQRISVRTVTIIGGVVFLIFALTALFVKPTDTI is encoded by the exons atgaccgGATATCGAGATATTTGTTTACCTTTGATCTGTTTctactttatgtttaacttaACTTACGGAGAAAAAATGCCGTCGGACGTGGTACTGGAAAGATTGCAGCAGTCGTCTTCCTCCTCAGAT AGAGTGGATAGCGTAACACCAATGAGTGCACTGGAGAACTTGGGATTTCTTCATGCATTTCTAGCATCGCTATCGGTCATAGTAGTTTCTGAATTGGGTGACAAAACATTTTTCATTGCTGCTATTATGGCCATGAGACACCCTAGACTTACAGTATTTGCTGGAGCAATAAGTGCACTCGCAGTCATGACTGTTTTATCAGTTATATTTGGTTATGCTGCTACAATTATTCCTAGAGCTTATACGTATTATATCTCAACTGCCCTGTTTGCTTTGTTTGGTTTGAAAATGTTAAGAGATGGATATTACATGTCTCCAAACGAAGGGCAAGAAGAGCTCGAAGAAGTACAATCTGATTTAAGAAAACGAGAGGATGaa TTTGAAAAAGAAACTAGTACCACTCTTGTCCAAGATCCTGAGACTGGGGTCATAAGGAAAAGTCAGAAAACAAGTGCTTTTATGCTACTTTCAAGAATATTTCTACAAGCATTTTCTCTGACATTTCTAGCCGAATGGGGTGATCGTTCCCAGATAACAACAATCATTCTTGCTGCCCGTGAG GATGTCTATGGTGTTGTGATTGGTGGAGTTTTAGGGCATTCATTTTGCACAGGTTTAGCAGTACTTGGAGGTCGTATGATTGCACAAAGGATATCAGTCAGAACAG TTACAATCATTGGAGGAGTTGTCTTCTTAATCTTTGCACTGACAGCTTTATTTGTTAAACCTACAGATACCATTTAA
- the LOC100679980 gene encoding zinc finger protein 235 gives MFSSVQIKQEYNGADDRGHENMVGGQGNNVDYSVFDNQNVQYAYHQLPHFWDQALQVQTNQYPKDFSQKNDGITRQDMSRIPPSIPSISTNYLNHHLQQQQQQQQQQHQQHQQQQNSFPLNHQATADHSQINQVNQSNVGSEHIASRVASEIISNSGLMNPGLVAGQTTTSSIKRSNPGRPSKSTNSTDSPGKKLKCQCEICFKEFGHKSNLFIHMRTHNGERPYKCKQCDKCFTHSGNLAIHMRTHSGERPYACQVCGKMFSHSGNLSTHLRTHSGVKPYKCSVCAKEFRHSGNLSIHERIHSGIKPFQCKVCGKEFYHSGNLTTHMKKHLVTVSTEQCKNNVLPALSTDYISNNVHQVKETESILISNSSDLNSTIQNSNEIVIEDKLHEQSATS, from the exons ATGTTCAGCTCAGTTCAGATAAAACAGGAATATAATGGTGCGGATGATAGGGGTCATGAAAATATGGTTGGTGGACAAGGAAATAATGTTGATTATTCAGTGTTCGATAACCAAAATGTTCAATATGCATACCACCAATTGCCACATTTTTGGGATCAGGCATTGCAAGTGCAAACCAATCAGTACCCCAaggatttttctcaaaaaaatGACGGAATCACTCGACAGGATATGTCTCGAATCCCT ccAAGTATACCTTCGATAagtacaaattatttaaatcatcatctgcagcagcagcagcaacaacagcaacaacaacaccaacaacatcaacaacaacaaaattcATTTCCACTGAATCATCAAGCAACTGCTGATCATTCTCAGATCAATCAAGTTAATCAATCAAATGTAGGATCTGAGCACATAGCATCTAGAGTCGCATCTGAAATCATAAGCAACAGCGGTCTCATGAATCCAGGACTTGTGGCAGGCCAAACAACTACTTCTTCTATCAAACGCAGTAATCCTGGTAGACCATCAAAATCCACAAATTCCACAGACAGCCCTGGTAAAAAGCTAAAGTGCCAGTGTGAAATTTGCTTTAAAGAGTTTGGTCATAAAAGCAACCTTTTTATTCATATGAGGACTCACAATGGTGAAAGACCATACAAATGCAAACAATGCGATAAATGTTTTACTCATAGTGGGAACTTAGCAATCCATATGCGAACACATTCTGGAGAACGTCCATATGCTTGTCAAGTCTGTGGAAAAATGTTCAGTCACAGTGGCAATTTGTCAACGCATTTACGTACGCATTCTGGGGTCAAACCGTACAAATGTAGTGTTTGTGCAAAAGAATTTCGTCACAGTGGCAATCTTTCAATTCATGAGAGAATACATTCTGGTATTAAACCTTTCCAATGTAAAGTTTgtggaaaagaattttatcaCAGTGGAAATTTAACTACACACATGAAAAAGCATCTAGTGACAGTTTCCACTGAACAGTGTAAAAATAATGTACTTCCTGCATTGAGCACAGATTATATCTCCAATAATGTTCATCAAGTCAAGGAGActgaaagtattttaatttcTAATTCAAGTGATCTGAATAGTACAatacaaaattcaaatgaaattGTAATTGAAGATAAGTTACATGAACAATCAGCAACAAGCTAG